The genomic interval ACGCCGCGCGACTTCGGCGGCATCCGCGCCCGTGCCATGACGATACAAAGGCTCGCCGCGAAACGTCTCCGTCGGGCACAAGCCGGTGGTCGTCTGGCCCGGGTACAGACTCTCGCCCGAAGGCGGCCGGTTCAGGTCGATCACGTAACGCGAGACGCGCGCGCCCAGCACCGAGGCGCCCATCTCGCGCGCGAAGGCGTAAAGGCGATCGAGATGCCAGTCGGTATCGGCAACTTCGCTCGCGACGTCGGTGAGTTGGGGGCGCACGTCGTCGGGAAGCGCGGTGCCCAGATGCGGAATGGAGATGAGCAACGGCACCGTGCCGCGCTGAAAATCGTAGATCGGGGAAGTCATGCGAGTCATGTCGAGGTGACGTTGAGGGGAGCGGCCTGCGGAGCGCGGGCGGCACGCATCGTGCCCGCCCTGTGCGCGGCGAGCGCGGCCAATGACGCCAATGCCCCGCCATGCGCGGCGAGCCGGTCGGGCCCGAGCGACGCAATGCTCGTACAGCCGAGCAAACGCATGCAGGTGTCGAATTCCTTGTGCAGCAACGCGAGCACGCCCTGCGCACCGGCCTCGCCCGCCGCGGCGAGACCATAGAGCGGCGCGCGGCCGAGCAGCACGCCTTTCGCGCCCAGCGCGACGGCCTTGGCGATGTCGCTGCCGCGCCGGATCCCGCCATCGACGAGAATTTCCGCGCCGCGCGGCGCCATGGCGGCTGTGTGCGCGAGGATGTCGATGGGGCTCAGCGCGCCGTCCAGTTGGCGGCCGCCGTGATTCGAGAGCACCACGCCGTCGGCTTCATGTTGAAACGCGCGCGCGGCGTCGGCGGCCGTCTGGATACCCTTGATGAAAATCTTGCCGGGCCAATGGCGGCGCAGCCATGCAATGTCGCGCCAGTCGAGCGAGGTATCCATCTGACGCCCGAGCGCGGCCGCCTGGGCTTCGATGCTCGCGCCGAGCCGCGCGCTGCGCGCAAGATTCACGAGTTGCGGCACGCCGTGCACGCCCACCTTCGCGAGCCAGCGCGGATGCGTGGCGATGTCCCACAGCAGGCGCGGCGTCCAGCGCAGCGGCAAGGTGAAGCCCGTGCGCGCGTAGTGATCGCGCTGGCCGGTCACCGGGGTATCGACGGTCAGCAGCAGCGTGGAAAAGCGCGCGGCACGCGCTCGCGCCATGATGTCCTCGGCGATACGGCGATCCTGCTGCACGTAAAGCTGCAGCCAGAGTTCGCCGTCGGTGGCCGCGCGCACGTCTTCGAGCAGGCTCGTGGAAGCGGTCGAAAGCGCGAACGGCAAAC from Paraburkholderia acidisoli carries:
- a CDS encoding alpha-hydroxy acid oxidase, with amino-acid sequence MVYSNVADYRAAARRYLPDFAWSYLEGGAEESITMRRNRAAYESIAFAPQVLVDVSNVSTHTTLAGGPAAWPAVVGPTGLNGLYCRGAEEALARAAHAVGLPFALSTASTSLLEDVRAATDGELWLQLYVQQDRRIAEDIMARARAARFSTLLLTVDTPVTGQRDHYARTGFTLPLRWTPRLLWDIATHPRWLAKVGVHGVPQLVNLARSARLGASIEAQAAALGRQMDTSLDWRDIAWLRRHWPGKIFIKGIQTAADAARAFQHEADGVVLSNHGGRQLDGALSPIDILAHTAAMAPRGAEILVDGGIRRGSDIAKAVALGAKGVLLGRAPLYGLAAAGEAGAQGVLALLHKEFDTCMRLLGCTSIASLGPDRLAAHGGALASLAALAAHRAGTMRAARAPQAAPLNVTST